One part of the Leptolyngbya sp. CCY15150 genome encodes these proteins:
- the hoxU gene encoding bidirectional hydrogenase complex protein HoxU, which yields MSVKTLTIDGTAIAIEEGATILQAAKEAGVPIPTLCHLEGVSDVGACRLCLVEVKGINKLLPACVTEVAEGMDIQTNTEKLQTYRRMTVELLFAEGNHVCSVCVANNNCELQDVAVQVGMDHSRFTYRFPDRGVDISHKQFGIDHNRCILCTRCVRVCDEVEGAHVWDVAQRGAACYIVSGLNQPWGEVDACTSCGKCVDACPTGAIFRKGDTTAEKVGDRAKLEFLVTAREQQQWTR from the coding sequence ATGTCTGTAAAAACATTAACCATTGACGGAACGGCGATCGCCATTGAAGAAGGCGCAACGATTCTGCAGGCTGCCAAGGAGGCAGGAGTGCCCATTCCCACCCTCTGTCATCTAGAGGGCGTATCGGATGTGGGAGCTTGTCGCCTTTGTCTTGTCGAAGTAAAGGGTATCAATAAGTTACTGCCTGCCTGCGTCACGGAAGTGGCGGAGGGAATGGATATTCAAACCAATACGGAAAAACTCCAGACCTATCGCCGCATGACCGTGGAGCTGCTGTTTGCCGAAGGCAACCATGTATGCTCGGTCTGTGTTGCCAATAACAACTGTGAATTGCAGGATGTGGCGGTGCAGGTGGGCATGGATCACTCCCGGTTTACCTATCGCTTTCCCGATCGCGGCGTTGATATTTCCCACAAACAGTTTGGCATCGACCACAACCGCTGTATCCTCTGTACGCGCTGCGTCCGGGTCTGCGATGAAGTGGAAGGAGCCCATGTGTGGGATGTGGCTCAGCGGGGCGCGGCTTGCTACATTGTGTCGGGGCTAAATCAACCCTGGGGTGAGGTAGATGCCTGTACCTCCTGCGGCAAATGTGTTGATGCCTGCCCCACAGGAGCCATTTTCCGCAAAGGCGATACCACGGCAGAAAAGGTAGGCGATCGCGCTAAGTTAGAGTTTTTGGTGACTGCACGGGAGCAACAACAATGGACAAGATAA
- a CDS encoding cupin domain-containing protein, giving the protein MDLNKDIVTVRPDSTTDTRQNLPNYVGISGLTAGAEGISMNMVIIPPGAKAEPHFHEGFETAIYLLKGQVETLYGENLTKSIVNQEGDFIFIPAGVPHQPRNLSDHEPAIAIVSRNDPNEQESVQVYIPNQHQPSQEAV; this is encoded by the coding sequence ATGGATCTCAATAAAGATATCGTTACCGTGAGACCAGATAGCACAACAGACACACGTCAGAACCTTCCTAACTATGTTGGCATTTCTGGCTTAACGGCCGGCGCTGAAGGAATATCGATGAATATGGTCATCATTCCCCCCGGTGCTAAGGCAGAACCTCATTTCCATGAAGGATTTGAGACAGCAATCTATCTCTTGAAAGGACAGGTAGAGACGTTGTATGGCGAAAATCTGACAAAGTCAATTGTCAATCAGGAAGGTGATTTTATTTTCATCCCTGCGGGCGTCCCTCATCAGCCACGAAATCTTAGTGACCATGAGCCTGCGATCGCGATCGTATCTCGCAATGATCCCAATGAACAAGAAAGTGTTCAGGTATATATTCCTAATCAACATCAACCTAGTCAAGAAGCTGTCTAG
- a CDS encoding oxidoreductase — protein MDKIKFATVWLAGCSGCHMSFLDLDEWLIDLAAAVDVVFSPVGCDLKTYPEGVDVCLVEGAIANQENLELIYDVRRKTKLLISFGDCAVTANVPAMRNMLGSSSAVLKRAYLELGDVTPQLPDEPGIVPELLDRVVPVHEVVPVDIFMPGCPPSADRIRATLEPLLKGEMPVMEGRSMIKFG, from the coding sequence ATGGACAAGATAAAATTTGCCACAGTTTGGCTGGCGGGCTGTTCTGGCTGCCATATGTCATTTCTCGATCTTGACGAATGGCTGATTGATCTAGCTGCCGCCGTTGATGTGGTATTTAGTCCCGTGGGCTGTGATCTCAAAACCTATCCTGAGGGAGTGGATGTATGCCTGGTGGAAGGGGCGATCGCCAACCAGGAGAACCTAGAGCTAATCTACGACGTGCGGCGTAAAACTAAACTGCTGATTTCCTTTGGCGACTGCGCTGTGACGGCTAACGTACCTGCCATGCGCAATATGCTGGGGAGTTCTAGTGCTGTCCTCAAGCGGGCCTATCTGGAACTAGGCGACGTGACGCCCCAATTACCCGATGAACCGGGGATTGTGCCGGAATTACTCGACCGAGTTGTTCCAGTGCATGAGGTAGTGCCGGTGGATATCTTTATGCCCGGCTGTCCCCCCTCTGCCGATCGCATTCGGGCGACCCTAGAACCGTTGCTGAAGGGCGAAATGCCGGTGATGGAAGGGCGATCGATGATTAAGTTTGGCTAG
- a CDS encoding NAD(P)H dehydrogenase subunit NdhS yields the protein MIFPGSAVRVTNLDDTYYGFQGLVQRISDGKAAVLFEGGNWDKLVTFTLSELEAVDATAGRKK from the coding sequence ATGATTTTCCCTGGATCAGCCGTTCGGGTCACCAATCTTGATGATACCTACTATGGATTTCAAGGCTTAGTGCAGCGCATCAGCGATGGCAAAGCCGCTGTACTCTTTGAAGGTGGCAACTGGGACAAACTCGTAACGTTTACCCTGTCTGAGCTTGAAGCTGTGGACGCAACCGCCGGACGTAAGAAATAG
- a CDS encoding Mrp/NBP35 family ATP-binding protein, whose protein sequence is MPETLDAQSVLEVLRPVQDPELQKSLVELNMIRNVAIDQGQVKFTLVLTTPACPLREFIVDECKAAIKTLPGVETIDVDVTAETPQQKSLPDRQGIDGVRNIIAVSSGKGGVGKSTVAVNIAAALSAAGATVGLLDADIYGPNAPIMLGLSDAKVMVQASPQGDVLAPAFNHGIKVASMGFLIDRDQPVVWRGPMLNGIIRQFLYQVQWGELDYLIVDLPPGTGDAQLTLAQAVPMAGVVIVTTPQSVALSDARRGLKMFQQLNVPVIGIVENMSYFIPPDLPDRQYDIFGSGGGEKTAQELGVPLLGCVPLEPAVREGGDRGIPIVLAAPESASAKALTAITQQVAARVSVAALSA, encoded by the coding sequence ATGCCTGAAACGCTTGATGCTCAGTCTGTTTTAGAGGTTTTGCGCCCCGTACAAGACCCCGAACTACAAAAGAGCCTGGTCGAACTCAACATGATCCGCAATGTTGCCATCGACCAAGGACAGGTGAAATTTACCTTGGTGCTCACCACCCCCGCCTGCCCCCTCCGAGAATTTATCGTAGACGAATGCAAAGCCGCGATTAAAACCCTGCCCGGTGTGGAGACCATCGACGTAGACGTCACCGCTGAAACCCCCCAACAAAAATCCCTCCCCGATCGCCAAGGCATCGACGGCGTTCGCAACATCATCGCCGTCTCCAGTGGCAAAGGTGGCGTCGGGAAAAGTACCGTCGCTGTCAACATCGCTGCTGCCCTATCCGCTGCCGGAGCTACGGTCGGTCTCCTAGATGCTGATATCTATGGCCCCAATGCCCCGATCATGCTGGGTCTATCTGACGCTAAAGTGATGGTGCAGGCCAGCCCCCAGGGTGACGTCCTCGCGCCTGCGTTCAACCACGGCATCAAAGTCGCCTCCATGGGCTTCCTGATCGATCGCGATCAGCCCGTGGTGTGGCGCGGCCCCATGCTCAACGGCATCATCCGTCAATTCCTCTACCAAGTGCAGTGGGGCGAGTTGGACTACCTCATTGTTGATCTACCCCCTGGCACCGGCGATGCCCAGCTTACCCTGGCCCAAGCCGTTCCCATGGCCGGTGTCGTCATTGTCACCACCCCCCAATCCGTGGCCCTCAGCGATGCCCGGCGCGGTCTGAAAATGTTCCAACAGCTCAACGTGCCGGTGATTGGTATCGTGGAAAACATGAGCTATTTCATTCCCCCTGACCTACCCGATCGCCAATATGACATCTTTGGCTCCGGTGGCGGCGAAAAAACGGCCCAAGAGCTAGGAGTGCCCCTACTGGGTTGTGTGCCCCTCGAACCTGCTGTTCGCGAAGGGGGCGATCGCGGCATTCCCATTGTGCTCGCAGCTCCTGAGTCCGCTTCCGCCAAGGCCTTGACCGCCATCACTCAACAGGTTGCCGCCCGAGTTTCTGTAGCTGCCCTGAGTGCCTAG
- a CDS encoding glycosyltransferase family 9 protein, whose translation MRVVALVPGGIGDQILFFPTLDSLKRTYPHAVIDVVVEPRAKAAYRVCKSVNDVLLFDFKDRNSPADWANLLGVIRDRYYDVAISLGQRWGVGFLLWLTGVPRRLSYESTASWLLTDPVPLNEEQYAAHMYHDLLQGLGIDTPCPPLSVQLPKADIEWAEAEQKRLGLGSGYVMIHGGSSKLALTKGIDKIYPVARWQQVIQDVRKRQPDLPIVIVRGPEDQDWVDALLSGFPDLKVTAPADIGKLAAMIAGANLMLCTDSGPMHLAIALQVYTLALFGPTDPAKLMPKSDKFKSIKSPTGKMSDITPEAVLKLLWGE comes from the coding sequence ATGCGAGTAGTAGCTCTTGTCCCTGGCGGGATTGGCGATCAGATTTTGTTTTTCCCGACCTTGGACAGCCTCAAGCGAACCTACCCCCATGCCGTGATTGACGTGGTGGTTGAACCCCGCGCCAAGGCAGCATACCGGGTTTGCAAGTCTGTGAACGATGTATTGCTGTTTGACTTCAAAGATCGAAACAGTCCGGCTGACTGGGCAAATTTGCTCGGTGTGATTCGCGATCGCTACTACGATGTTGCTATTTCCTTAGGGCAACGCTGGGGAGTTGGTTTTCTCCTCTGGCTGACTGGGGTGCCCAGACGCCTCAGTTATGAAAGTACGGCCTCTTGGCTGCTGACCGATCCAGTACCGCTCAACGAAGAGCAGTATGCAGCTCATATGTACCATGATCTGCTCCAAGGCTTGGGAATTGACACCCCCTGCCCTCCCCTGTCAGTTCAATTGCCGAAGGCGGATATTGAATGGGCAGAAGCGGAGCAAAAACGCCTAGGTCTTGGTTCTGGCTATGTGATGATCCACGGTGGATCGAGCAAGCTGGCGCTGACGAAGGGCATCGACAAGATCTATCCGGTGGCAAGATGGCAGCAGGTGATCCAAGATGTGCGGAAACGACAGCCCGATCTACCAATCGTGATTGTGCGCGGCCCAGAAGATCAGGACTGGGTGGATGCTTTGCTGAGTGGCTTCCCAGACCTGAAGGTGACGGCTCCAGCAGACATTGGCAAACTAGCGGCGATGATTGCCGGAGCCAACCTGATGCTCTGCACGGATAGTGGGCCCATGCACTTGGCGATCGCTCTCCAGGTTTATACGCTGGCACTATTCGGCCCAACGGATCCAGCCAAGCTAATGCCCAAGAGTGATAAGTTCAAGAGCATCAAGTCGCCGACGGGTAAAATGTCTGACATTACTCCAGAGGCGGTGCTCAAGCTACTCTGGGGCGAGTAG
- a CDS encoding HAD family hydrolase: MSSLRPAVFLDRDGVLNIEAGYIHLLEDLNLVPGAAQAVRRLNDRGLFCCLVSNQSGPSRDYYPRSHVEALHDRLCRLLRDEAGAKLDALYYCPDLSPPEGGTVVEFTRWTTWRKPNTGMLVAAAWEHGLDISRSFMVGDKATDVDLAHNAGCTGILVQTGYGDRVLRGEYQHETQPDYIADDLPMAADWILQQGGDR; encoded by the coding sequence ATGTCGTCGTTACGTCCGGCGGTGTTTTTAGATCGCGATGGCGTTCTCAACATCGAAGCGGGCTATATTCATCTCCTCGAAGATTTGAACCTTGTACCAGGGGCGGCCCAAGCGGTGCGGCGGTTGAATGATCGAGGTCTGTTTTGCTGTCTAGTGTCCAACCAGTCTGGCCCCTCACGGGACTATTACCCGCGCAGTCATGTAGAGGCGTTGCACGATCGCCTCTGTCGGCTGTTGCGGGACGAGGCAGGGGCGAAGCTAGATGCGCTCTACTATTGCCCTGACCTCAGCCCGCCGGAAGGGGGAACGGTGGTGGAATTTACGCGCTGGACGACGTGGCGCAAGCCAAATACGGGAATGCTGGTGGCAGCGGCCTGGGAGCATGGGTTGGATATTAGCCGCAGTTTTATGGTGGGAGACAAGGCGACGGATGTGGATCTGGCGCACAATGCCGGATGTACAGGCATTTTGGTGCAAACAGGCTATGGCGATCGCGTTCTCCGAGGCGAGTATCAACACGAGACGCAGCCGGATTACATTGCCGATGATCTCCCCATGGCGGCAGACTGGATTTTGCAACAGGGGGGCGATCGCTAA
- the ispD gene encoding 2-C-methyl-D-erythritol 4-phosphate cytidylyltransferase: MYLLIPAAGSGRRMGSDRNKLLLPLLGDPILAWTLKAAVAARSIHWIGIIGQPHDWQEFKAIATRLDIIKLVHFIPGGSTRQESVYNGLKALPAIADRVLIHDGARCLATPDLFDRCAEALQVHAGLIAAIPVKDTIKVVDPGSQLILDTPDRRQLWAAQTPQGFHVDDLKACHAEGQRNGWDVTDDAALFEQCGRAVKIVMGEDTNLKVTTPVDLAIAELILTQRRSQG, translated from the coding sequence GTGTATTTACTCATTCCGGCCGCCGGATCAGGGCGGCGCATGGGCAGCGATCGCAACAAATTACTCCTACCGCTCTTGGGAGACCCAATTCTTGCTTGGACTCTGAAGGCCGCTGTTGCCGCTCGCTCTATTCACTGGATTGGCATTATTGGTCAACCCCATGATTGGCAAGAGTTTAAGGCGATCGCCACCCGGCTCGACATCATCAAACTCGTCCATTTCATCCCCGGCGGCAGCACGCGCCAAGAGTCGGTCTACAACGGCCTCAAAGCTCTACCCGCGATCGCCGACCGCGTTCTCATCCACGATGGGGCCCGCTGCCTGGCCACCCCCGACCTGTTTGATCGCTGTGCAGAGGCCCTGCAAGTCCATGCCGGGCTAATTGCTGCCATCCCGGTCAAGGATACGATCAAGGTGGTTGACCCCGGCTCTCAGCTCATCCTCGACACACCCGATCGCCGCCAGCTCTGGGCCGCCCAAACACCCCAAGGTTTCCACGTGGATGACCTGAAAGCTTGCCATGCCGAGGGTCAGCGCAACGGCTGGGACGTCACCGATGATGCGGCACTCTTCGAGCAATGCGGACGAGCGGTGAAGATTGTCATGGGCGAAGATACGAACCTCAAAGTCACTACCCCGGTTGACTTGGCGATCGCCGAACTCATCCTCACCCAGCGCAGGAGTCAAGGCTAA
- the rodA gene encoding rod shape-determining protein RodA — MTYKSISKRFSLRGIVQPWQDMDWLLLMIVTSMTLFAGIIIRSTELSEGLTDWWQHWVIGGIGLLVVMILARWRYDNLIQWYWLIYLITNISLLAVMFMGTEALGAQRWITIGGFNIQPSEFAKIGAIITLAGVLHERTASTLPMMIKALAVIAVPWGIVFIQPDLGTSLVFGAITLGMLYWGNANPGWLVLLVSPLAAAILFNMSFPVWVIWVVAMGVIGWRTLPWAFFGALGATVVNLVSGGLGQVLWGLLKDYQKDRLILFLDPDKDPLGGGYHLIQSRIAIGSGQLWGRGLNQGTQTQLSFIPEQHTDFIFSAVGEELGFIGCMVMLVAFWLICLRLVIIAQNAKDNFGSLIAIGVLSMLIFQVLVNVGMTIGLAPVTGIPLPWVSYGRSALLTNFIALGIVESIANYRSQRLRF; from the coding sequence ATGACGTATAAATCCATCTCAAAGCGCTTCAGTCTACGAGGCATCGTCCAGCCTTGGCAGGACATGGACTGGCTGTTGCTGATGATTGTGACTAGCATGACCCTTTTTGCTGGGATCATCATCCGCAGCACCGAGTTGAGCGAAGGCTTAACAGACTGGTGGCAACATTGGGTGATTGGTGGAATTGGGTTACTGGTCGTTATGATCCTGGCCCGCTGGCGCTATGACAACCTCATCCAGTGGTACTGGCTGATCTATCTGATCACCAATATTTCCTTGTTAGCCGTGATGTTCATGGGTACCGAGGCCCTGGGTGCGCAGCGCTGGATTACCATCGGCGGCTTCAATATCCAGCCCTCCGAATTTGCCAAAATCGGAGCCATTATCACCTTGGCAGGCGTTCTGCATGAACGTACTGCCTCTACGCTGCCCATGATGATCAAGGCTCTGGCCGTGATCGCTGTTCCTTGGGGCATTGTGTTCATCCAGCCCGACCTCGGGACGTCCCTTGTCTTTGGAGCCATCACCCTGGGCATGCTCTACTGGGGCAATGCCAATCCAGGCTGGCTGGTGCTGCTCGTTTCTCCCCTAGCTGCCGCCATTCTGTTCAACATGTCCTTTCCAGTCTGGGTCATCTGGGTTGTGGCTATGGGTGTCATTGGCTGGCGTACCCTGCCTTGGGCTTTCTTTGGGGCATTGGGAGCCACCGTCGTCAACCTTGTCTCTGGTGGCTTGGGGCAGGTGCTCTGGGGATTGTTGAAAGATTATCAAAAAGATCGGCTCATCCTGTTTCTGGATCCCGATAAAGACCCCCTAGGCGGTGGCTATCACCTCATTCAATCGCGCATTGCCATTGGCTCTGGGCAGCTATGGGGACGTGGGTTGAACCAGGGAACCCAAACCCAGCTCAGCTTCATTCCAGAACAACACACCGACTTCATTTTCTCTGCCGTCGGTGAAGAACTCGGCTTTATTGGCTGCATGGTCATGCTGGTTGCCTTTTGGCTGATTTGCCTGCGATTGGTGATTATTGCTCAAAATGCCAAGGATAACTTCGGCTCCTTGATTGCCATTGGCGTCTTATCCATGCTCATTTTTCAGGTGCTCGTCAACGTGGGCATGACCATTGGTCTAGCGCCTGTCACCGGCATTCCGCTCCCGTGGGTTAGCTATGGGCGATCGGCGCTGCTGACGAACTTTATAGCTCTAGGCATCGTGGAATCCATTGCCAACTATCGCAGTCAGCGTCTACGATTTTGA
- the trxA gene encoding thioredoxin, translating to MMPADYIQNEAEFDALLSAESVLVVDCTATWCGPCKMIAPLIDQLADDYSDRAKVLKLDLDANKEVAKRYGIRSIPAVMFFQQGEVAETIVGAKKYDDYAAALDKYLS from the coding sequence CTGATGCCTGCAGATTATATTCAAAATGAAGCCGAATTTGATGCTCTTCTTAGTGCAGAGTCCGTCCTAGTCGTTGATTGCACGGCGACCTGGTGTGGGCCTTGCAAAATGATTGCCCCCTTGATTGATCAATTGGCCGATGACTATAGCGATCGCGCCAAGGTGCTGAAGCTAGACCTAGATGCCAACAAGGAAGTGGCCAAGCGCTATGGCATTCGCAGCATTCCTGCCGTGATGTTTTTCCAACAGGGCGAGGTGGCAGAAACGATTGTTGGCGCGAAAAAGTATGACGATTATGCTGCTGCTCTAGATAAGTATCTGAGTTGA
- a CDS encoding NuoF family protein, with protein MDWAELLEIAETEKHRQRGIRVHCCTSTGCRAANALDVMRNMQNAVEDANLGDRVEVVGVGCMGFCGRGPLVQVDPDELLYEEVTPETASSIIDALHGGEATPIQGDVHHPFFSRQMKIVRQHSGKLDPERIEDYIAAGGYQALYKALYDLTPAEVVDEITRSGLRGRGGGGYPTGLKWATVGKMPGDQKYVICNGDEGDPGAFMDRSVLESDPHLILEGMAIAGYAIGANHGYIYVRAEYPLAIQRLQKAIQQAKKYGLLGSQIFDSAFDFKIDIRIGAGAFVCGEETALIHSIEGARGNPRPRPPYPAESGLWHCPTLINNVETLANISAIIKGGADWYAGIGTETSKGTKIFALTGKIRNNGLIEVPMGITLREIVEEMGGGVPDGMVKAVQTGGPSGGCIPATLLDTPVDYDSLMKVGSMMGSGGMVVMDHETSMVEVARFYMEFCRGETCGKCVPCRTGTVQLYALLNKLVNRQATQADLDTMEALCYMVKETSLCGLGMTAPNPVLSTLRYFKEEYDALLQTPAYLNGHSVQSDAIASSVSP; from the coding sequence ATGGACTGGGCAGAACTCTTAGAGATTGCAGAGACTGAAAAGCACCGCCAGCGAGGTATTCGAGTACATTGCTGCACTTCCACCGGCTGCCGGGCGGCTAATGCGCTAGACGTGATGCGCAATATGCAAAACGCGGTGGAGGATGCCAACCTAGGCGATCGCGTTGAGGTGGTAGGCGTCGGCTGTATGGGCTTTTGCGGGCGTGGGCCCTTAGTGCAGGTGGATCCGGATGAGCTGCTCTACGAAGAGGTGACACCGGAAACCGCCAGCAGCATTATTGACGCTCTGCACGGCGGTGAGGCAACGCCGATCCAGGGAGATGTTCACCATCCCTTCTTTTCTCGCCAGATGAAAATTGTTCGGCAGCACAGCGGCAAGCTGGATCCGGAGCGAATTGAGGACTACATTGCAGCGGGTGGCTATCAAGCGCTCTATAAAGCACTCTATGACCTCACCCCGGCGGAGGTGGTGGATGAAATCACCCGTAGCGGTCTGCGAGGACGGGGCGGCGGTGGCTATCCCACGGGTCTCAAATGGGCCACGGTGGGTAAAATGCCCGGCGATCAAAAGTATGTGATCTGCAATGGCGATGAGGGCGATCCGGGGGCCTTCATGGATCGCAGTGTGCTGGAAAGTGATCCCCATCTGATCTTGGAAGGGATGGCGATCGCTGGCTATGCTATCGGCGCAAACCACGGCTATATCTACGTGCGGGCGGAATATCCCCTGGCGATCCAGCGGCTGCAGAAAGCTATTCAGCAGGCTAAGAAATATGGCCTCTTAGGCAGCCAGATCTTTGACTCTGCCTTTGACTTTAAGATCGACATTCGCATTGGAGCTGGAGCCTTTGTCTGCGGTGAAGAAACGGCGTTGATCCATTCCATTGAAGGAGCCAGGGGCAATCCGCGCCCGCGACCGCCCTATCCGGCGGAGTCGGGGCTATGGCACTGTCCAACGCTGATTAACAATGTGGAAACCTTAGCCAATATCAGCGCGATCATTAAAGGCGGCGCAGATTGGTATGCCGGCATTGGTACAGAAACCAGCAAGGGTACCAAGATCTTTGCCCTCACCGGCAAAATCCGCAACAACGGCTTGATTGAGGTGCCCATGGGCATCACGCTGCGGGAAATTGTGGAAGAGATGGGGGGCGGGGTGCCCGATGGCATGGTGAAGGCCGTGCAAACGGGGGGGCCATCGGGCGGCTGTATTCCAGCCACGCTGCTCGATACCCCGGTGGACTACGATTCTCTGATGAAGGTCGGCTCGATGATGGGATCGGGGGGGATGGTGGTCATGGATCACGAAACTAGCATGGTGGAGGTAGCCCGGTTTTACATGGAATTTTGTCGGGGGGAAACCTGTGGCAAATGTGTTCCCTGTCGCACCGGTACGGTACAACTCTATGCGCTGTTGAATAAGCTCGTCAATCGCCAAGCCACCCAGGCCGATCTAGATACGATGGAGGCACTGTGCTACATGGTGAAAGAGACCAGCCTTTGCGGGCTAGGGATGACGGCTCCTAACCCTGTGCTCAGTACGCTGCGCTATTTCAAGGAAGAATATGATGCTCTCTTGCAAACGCCAGCCTATTTGAACGGACATTCGGTACAGTCCGATGCGATCGCCTCCTCTGTATCCCCTTAA
- a CDS encoding HAS-barrel domain-containing protein — translation MRLPLPQFATQRRTPGHFAEVVETSTTQFLAQCLDPDDLSFPAMPPFGSWVKAMDEESGNQIYAVVYHATTSPIDSVHRARALGLSLQELREQQPQIFAMLKTEFNAALVGFQPPQTANGKRPATVTYQYLPPRPPQVHQAVYYCQPEEIISFTDRLDFLRSLLDLNNTPVDALIAASIRQIYSVRQADRDWLVQVGRTLSILLKDDYDRLQVILRQLHP, via the coding sequence ATGCGACTGCCTCTCCCCCAATTTGCCACCCAGCGCCGCACACCGGGTCACTTTGCAGAAGTGGTCGAAACGTCAACCACGCAATTCCTGGCCCAGTGCCTAGATCCGGATGACCTCAGCTTCCCCGCCATGCCACCTTTCGGTAGTTGGGTGAAAGCTATGGACGAAGAATCCGGCAACCAAATCTACGCCGTGGTCTACCATGCCACCACCAGCCCCATCGACTCTGTCCATCGGGCTCGGGCCTTGGGGCTATCGCTGCAAGAACTACGAGAGCAGCAGCCCCAGATTTTTGCCATGCTCAAAACCGAGTTTAACGCTGCCTTAGTTGGCTTCCAACCGCCCCAGACCGCCAACGGCAAGCGCCCCGCCACCGTCACCTACCAATATCTACCGCCGCGCCCGCCGCAAGTTCACCAAGCGGTGTACTACTGCCAACCCGAGGAGATCATCAGCTTCACCGATCGCCTCGACTTTTTGCGATCGCTCCTCGACCTCAACAACACCCCCGTCGATGCCCTGATTGCCGCGTCCATCCGGCAGATTTATAGCGTCCGTCAAGCCGATCGCGACTGGCTGGTGCAGGTTGGCCGCACCCTGAGCATTTTGCTGAAAGACGACTACGATCGCCTGCAGGTGATCCTCAGACAACTGCATCCCTAG
- the hoxE gene encoding bidirectional hydrogenase complex protein HoxE — translation MPSTSVQAVPDAKPVQGTSKSPKAEGDRRFKKIDITMKRNQYRSDALIEVLHVAQEAFGYLEEDTLTYIARGLKLPLSRVYGVATFYHLFSLKPNGAHTCVVCMGTACYVKGGGKVVEALEKELGIEVGSTTEDDQVSLMAARCLGACGIAPAVVFDGSIAGKVEPEAAIAKIRAWQSS, via the coding sequence ATGCCGTCTACGTCGGTTCAAGCTGTGCCAGATGCAAAACCTGTTCAGGGGACGTCCAAATCTCCTAAGGCTGAAGGCGATCGCCGCTTCAAGAAAATCGACATCACCATGAAGCGCAACCAATATCGATCAGATGCGCTGATTGAGGTGCTGCACGTTGCCCAGGAAGCCTTTGGATACCTCGAAGAAGATACCTTAACCTACATTGCCCGTGGGCTAAAACTACCCCTCAGCCGTGTCTACGGCGTGGCAACGTTTTACCATCTCTTTTCCCTGAAGCCTAATGGGGCTCACACCTGCGTCGTTTGCATGGGTACCGCCTGCTATGTGAAGGGTGGTGGCAAGGTGGTAGAAGCGTTGGAGAAGGAGTTGGGCATTGAAGTGGGATCGACCACCGAGGATGACCAAGTATCGCTGATGGCGGCCCGTTGTTTAGGAGCCTGTGGTATTGCCCCGGCGGTGGTGTTTGATGGCAGTATTGCTGGCAAGGTGGAGCCTGAGGCAGCGATCGCCAAAATCCGGGCTTGGCAGTCGAGTTAA